In Gammaproteobacteria bacterium, the DNA window TTCCTCGAGGCGCCGCAAATAAGCCTGTGCATTAACCGGCAAATCCTCGTACTGCCGCACCCCGACCGTCGAATCCCGCCAACCTGGCATCTCTTCATAAATCGGTTCGCAACCCGCCAGCGCTTCGGCGCCCAAGGGCGCATGATCCAGTCGCTCTGAACCACACTGATAACCAATGCACAACCGCACATAATCCAGACCATCCAGCACATCCAGCTTGGTCACACACAATCCCGACACACTGTTATTGAGGATTGAACGCCGCAAAGCCACCGCATCAAACCAGCCGCAGCGCCGCCGCCGACCGGTCGTTGAACCAAACTCATAGCCTCGTTCGGCCAGATGATTGCCGGTTTCATCAAACAACTCGGTCGGGAAAGGCCCTCCCCCGACCCGAGTGGTGTAGGCCTTGGTGATCCCCAGCACATAGTCCAGATAGCACGGCCCTAGACCCGTACCTGTAGATGCCCCGCCCGTCGTCGTATTGGAAGAGGTCACATAAGGATAAGTGCCATGATCAATGTCCAGCATCGCTCCCTGAGCGCCTTCGAAGAGCATATTGTCGCCCCGCTGGCGATGGGCATCCAGCAACCTCGTCACGTCCGCTGCCAATGGGCGCAAGCGCTCAGCCATGACCAGTGTTTCATTCAGTACCGTCTGGAAACCGACCGGCTCAGCCTGGAAATAGTTTTTCAGAACGAAATTATGGAAATCCAGCACCTCGCCAAGCTTAGCGGCGAAGCGCTCTGG includes these proteins:
- a CDS encoding adenylosuccinate synthase, whose amino-acid sequence is MGKNVVVIGAQWGDEGKGKIVDLLTENAAAVVRFQGGHNAGHTLVINGQKTILHLIPSGILHEGVACLIGNGVVLSPAALLTEVDQLEQQGVAVVERLRISEACPLILPYHIALDQAREKARGERAIGTTGRGIGPAYEDKIARRAVRLGDLFHPERFAAKLGEVLDFHNFVLKNYFQAEPVGFQTVLNETLVMAERLRPLAADVTRLLDAHRQRGDNMLFEGAQGAMLDIDHGTYPYVTSSNTTTGGASTGTGLGPCYLDYVLGITKAYTTRVGGGPFPTELFDETGNHLAERGYEFGSTTGRRRRCGWFDAVALRRSILNNSVSGLCVTKLDVLDGLDYVRLCIGYQCGSERLDHAPLGAEALAGCEPIYEEMPGWRDSTVGVRQYEDLPVNAQAYLRRLEELIDTPIDLISTGPDRADTIVLRDPFSG